One part of the Bacteroidales bacterium genome encodes these proteins:
- a CDS encoding AraC family transcriptional regulator has protein sequence MSIVLYIDFFVRSAAEKVELLNNPTSYYKVLEIILHEVISLQGIIYSILAILLISKYQAKIKDYVSSAQKSIIKILYIGISLNLLSWTMGIIDVHLRYFNIELGIDLFAVTYLILVLVIYAISYAALKSPEIFKLELSSEKSHSLDFRSLVRGSKESGKTKLSQASDETISGQSTAFDPGLKKLNQQLIDFMEKQKPYLNPELSLPALAQELDQPRNQLSSVINQVHQKNFYEFVNEYRVDEVKQLMTDPANKHLKLISLAYDAGFNSKASFNRIFKQMTNLTPSQYVSEQKSV, from the coding sequence GTGAGCATTGTACTATATATTGATTTTTTTGTCAGGTCTGCCGCTGAGAAAGTTGAGCTATTGAACAATCCTACTTCTTATTACAAGGTGCTTGAGATCATTTTACATGAAGTCATTTCATTACAGGGAATTATCTATTCTATCCTGGCTATTTTGCTGATCAGCAAGTACCAGGCTAAAATAAAAGACTATGTGTCTTCGGCACAAAAAAGTATTATTAAAATTCTCTATATTGGTATTTCACTGAACCTGCTCTCCTGGACCATGGGTATCATCGATGTACACCTCAGGTACTTCAATATCGAACTGGGGATTGACCTGTTTGCTGTTACCTATTTAATCCTGGTGTTGGTCATTTATGCCATCAGCTATGCTGCATTGAAAAGTCCTGAGATTTTCAAACTGGAATTAAGCTCAGAAAAAAGTCATTCATTGGATTTCAGAAGCCTGGTCAGGGGATCAAAGGAATCTGGGAAAACTAAATTATCTCAAGCATCAGATGAAACAATCTCCGGGCAATCAACAGCTTTTGACCCTGGTTTGAAAAAACTGAATCAGCAGTTAATCGACTTTATGGAAAAACAAAAGCCCTATCTCAATCCGGAACTTAGTTTACCGGCATTGGCCCAGGAACTAGACCAGCCCAGGAATCAATTATCAAGTGTGATAAACCAGGTCCATCAAAAAAACTTTTACGAATTTGTGAATGAGTATCGTGTTGATGAGGTCAAGCAATTAATGACTGATCCTGCAAACAAACATTTAAAACTCATTAGCCTGGCTTATGATGCCGGTTTTAACTCCAAGGCAAGTTTTAACAGGATTTTCAAACAGATGACTAATCTGACCCCTTCACAATATGTTTCTGAGCAAAAGTCTGTTTGA